The window TACGGCGTGAACGGCGCCCAGCACGGAACCTCCGGCAACAGCTACGAGAGGCTGCGCCAGATCGCCCAGAACACCCGCACCACCAAGGCGAACGTGGCCACCGCGCTGCAGTTCATCTCCTGGGGGCTCGAGGTGAACGAGTACGGCAACGCCAACCTCGACGCGAACGGCAACTTCATCAAGGTGAAGGGCGAGGGGATGAGTGAGGAGCTTTGGGCCGAGATGGTCGCCTTCGCTGATTCCAAGGGGTGGAAGAAGGGGGATTACAAGAACCTGAACCTCCCGTTCGAGAACAAGCTCCTGGCTCAGACGAAGGAAGTGCGCGACCGGATGTGCAAGAGGGTGGAGGACTTCGCCTACAACCTCATCACCAACGTCTTCAATTCGGCCGACACCGCTCCGCTCGCCATCGAAGCCATCGTCAAGGCCGGTTCCTACGATCTCGGCCCGAAAGGGAAGCGCATCGAGAACCCGGCGGAGTGGACCAAGGAGCAGCTTCCCAAGCAGGCTAAGGGGCTCTCCCGTGACAAGGGGCCCGAGGGGAACTTCGAGGACTAGCAGCATGCAGCAGGCAAAAAAGAGGGGGCCACGCGCCCCCTTTTTCCGCCGGCTGTCCGAAAGGGGAACATGATGAACGACAGGCGTAACTTCTCGCGGGTTGATTTCAGGGTTTCCGCGCTGTTGCAGGCGGAAGGCGTGGCCATAAAGGGCGAGGTGACCGACATCAGTCTGCATGGCCTTTATATGGAGACCGAGGAGAAGATCCCGGTCGGTTCTCCCGTTGAGGTCACCATCTATCTATCCTCGGCTGCCGAGCCGATCGTCATCAACGTGAAGGGGACCGTTGCCCGTCTCGTTCCAGGCGGCATCGGCTGTGCATTCGATAAGATGGACGTCGAATCCTTCGCCCACCTGCGGAGCATCATCTCCTACCAGGGTGGGGACGAATCGAAGGTCATGGCGGAGTTTTCGGAGTACATCGTCAAGAAGATGCACGATGAATGATGAGGCGGCACTTCCGGACCTCTCGCCGCTGCGCGACTGGTTCACCTCCTACTGCGATTCCTTTCGAACCGGGGATCCGGCGGTGCAGCGCAACTACGACCTGAAGCAGCAGCACACCAGCAACGTCTGCCGCGATGCGCTCATCGTGGCGCAAGGGATGCCTCGGCGTTTCCTGGTTCTTGCCGAAGTGGCCGCTCTGTGCCACGACTTGGGGCGCTTTCCGCAGTACCGTGATTACGGCACCTTCAAGGACAGCGAGTCGCTGAACCACGCTCACCTCTCCGCGCAAATCATGAAGAGTCACGCTCCGCTGCAATTCCTTTCCGCTGAAGAGCTCTCCCGTGTCGACACCGCGGTACGCATGCACAATGCATTTCATGTTCCGGATGGACTTCCCGCCGAGACCGACGCACTGCTGAGACTTCTGCGCGACGCCGACAAGCTCGATATCTGGCGCGTCTTCGTCGAATACTTCTACGCCCCCGAATCGGAGCGCGCCTCGGCAGCGGGACTCGGCTTTCCCGATCTGCCAGGCTGCTCCCCCGAACCGCTGGCCGCCGTCGCCGCCGGGCGGATGGTCCATCTCTCCACCCTAAAGAGTCTCAACGATTTCAAACTGCTGCAGGTCTCCTGGATCTACGACATCAACTACCTGAAGGCGCTGCGGCTGATCAGGGAGCGCGGCATCCTTGACCGCTTTGCGGCCATGCTCCCGGATGAACGTCCGGTCCGCGAGGTCCTGGCGCAGGTGCGGGAACATCTTGAGCGCAGGCTCGAGACGGAAGGGTAGGGGCGCGCTTGGAACTGCACTACGCGAGACTCTGGTTCAGCTTCGTCCTAAGGGACGACATCTCCGACCCCTACGCCCTTTTCGCCGGCCGCTCCGAGTTCGAAGATGCCTTCCGCAGGGCCCTCTCCTGCAAAAGGGGCGACTGCCAGGGGTGTACCGCCCTTGCGCGCTGCGCCTTCCCTGTTACCTTCGGCCAGCAGATAGCGAAGGACCCGGAGGCGGTGCGGCGTCATCAGAAGCCGCCGCTTCCTTTCATCTTCCGGTTTCCCGCTTTGCCGCCCCTCCCCAATGCGGGCGCTGCCTGCGAGCTGTCCCTGACGCTGGTGGGGAGTGCGGTGCAGCATTTTGCCGTCTACCTTTCCGCGGTGCGCTTTCTCATTGAGGCGAGACGCGGGACCGTGGTCGCGGTGCACGCCGAGTCTTCGGGCGGGGCGCGAAGCGTGGTCGCGGGGCAGGATCACCCCGCACTGCCGCTACTTGGTTCGCTCGACCCGGACATGACTGGTCCGCTGTCGACCGAGACGCTCTCCCTTCGCTTTCTGACGCCGCTAAAGCTCGTCCAGGACGGCCGTCTGCTCAAAAGCTACACCTTCGCGCATCTCGCACGCTCGCTCATGCGCAGGGTCTCGTCGCTTGCCTATCACTACGAGGGAGACGAGCCCGATCTCGACTACCGGTGGCTTTCCCAGTGCAGCGAAGACGTCCGGACCATCGCGTCCGACTGCCGCTTCGTCTCGTGGAACGGCCGTCCCGCCGGGATCCTTGGGGTGGCGCGGTTTCAGGGGGACCTGGAGCCCTTCCACCTTCTCCTGCGGCTTGGCGTTGCCACCCACCTCGGCAAGGGCGCTCCGTTCGGCTTCGGCAGCTACCGCCTGGAGCCCTGACCCGGCCACGCCCGGCTCTGTTCCACCCCCGCCATGCACCCACCTTCTTCCTCTCTCCACCCCATGCTAAAAGATTAAAAACTTGTAATGCTTGTCGTCTTGGCTAGAATACCCTGGTGCCGTTTTACCCCCTGAGTACAGGAGCCGGTCATGGCCCAGTCCTTTTGGAGACCGCTGCTGATCACCGCACTGTTCGTGCTCTTGCTTGACCTCTTTTACGGGGCGATGGTGAAGCAGACGGCAGAGCGCGGGGTCGAGATTACCTACAGCAGGTTCAGGCAGGAACTCTCCGCCAACAACGTGAAGAACCTCATCCTCAGGGGGAGGAGCGCGAAGGGACAGTTTCGTACTCCCATCTCGGTCCCGGCTACCGCGGTCGAGGAAAAAGGGAAGATGGTCAGTGCCGCGGCCTTCAACACCACCCTCCCTTCAATGGAGGACCCAAGCCTGCTGCCCGAGCTTAGCGCGCGGCGGGTCGACGTGAATGTTGTATCTACCGAAAATTCCGCCTTCGGTTCGATAGTTCTCTACCTGCTCCCCTGGGCGATCATCATCGGGGTCTGGCTTTTCGTCATGAGAGGGATGCGGAAACAGGGGCCTACCGGCATGATGGGAGGCTTCGCCCGCTCCGGAGCGAAGGCCTACACCTCGGAGCGAATCGATGTGACCTTCGCCGACGTGGCCGGCATGGAGGAGGCGAAGCAGGAGCTGCGCGAGGTGGTCGAATACCTGAAGGATCCCAGGAAGTTCCAGCAGATCGGCGGGAAGGTGCCCAAGGGGGTGCTGCTCGTCGGGCCTCCGGGGACGGGGAAGACCCTGCTTGCCCGGGCGGTGGCGGGGGAGGCGGGGGTCCCTTTCTTCTCCATATCGGCCTCGGCTTTCATCGAGATGTTTGTCGGCGTGGGAGCGAGCCGCGTACGCGACCTCTTTGCAGGTGCACGAAAGATGCTCCCGAGCATCATCTTCATCGACGAACTGGACGCGGTGGGCAGAAGCCGTGGCGCCGGCTTCGGCGGCGGGCACGACGAGCGTGAGCAGACCCTGAACCAGCTTTTGTCGGAGATGGACGGCTTCGACCCGCACACCGAGGTCGTGGTCATCGCCGCCACCAACCGCCCCGACGTCCTCGACCCGGCCCTGCTGCGCCCCGGACGCTTCGACCGCAACGTGGTGATCGAACGTCCGGACTGGCGTGATCGGGAGAAGATCCTGAAGGTGCACACCCGGAAGGTGCCGCTCACCCCGGACGTTGATCTCGCCATCATCGCGAAGGGGACCCCCGGTATGACCGGCGCCGATCTGGAGGGACTCGTCAACGAGGCCGCCATCCTGGCCGCGAGGGACAACAAACAGGTCGTCGGGCTAGAGGAGCTCGAGCGCGCCAAGGACAAGATCCTAATGGGCGGTGAGCGGCGCATGGTCATCTCCGATGAGGAGAAAAGGATCACTGCGTACCACGAGGCAGGGCATGCCCTCGTAGCTCGCCTGCTGCCCAGTACGGATCCGGTGCACAAGGTGACCATCCTGCCGAGAGGGCGGGCCCTGGGCGTCACCCAGCAACTCCCCGAGGACGACCGATACCACTACCCGCGCGCATACCTGGTGAACCGGCTCTGCGTCGCCTTGGGTGGGAGGGTCGCCGAACGGATCGTTTTTCACGACGTCTCCTCAGGTGCGCAAAGCGATCTGAAGCACGTGACGGAGCTGGCGGAAAAGATGGTCTGTCAATGGGGAATGAGCGAGAAGATCGGGGCGATGACTTTCCCGCGCGGGGAGGAACATCCGTTTTTGGGGATGAAGCTGGCCGAGGAAAAGACCTTCTCGGAAGAGATGGCCTGGCTTATCGATCAGGAGATCGCGGCATTGATTCGTGCCGCTGAAGGGAAGTCAATGGAGCTGGTAACGGCAAACCGCAGCAAACTCGACGCATTGGCGCTGGCCCTTTTGGACGAGGAGACCCTCGACGGCCGACGCGTGGACGAGATTCTCGCAGCAGGTGCATGAAGCGGAGCAGTCGAAACTGGCCTTCACACACACCGCCTTTTGCTCAATAGATGATGATGTAACCTTTCCTTGTAGCAATCCCGGTGATCTCGAGTGTGTCCTTGATCCGGAAAGTCTCGCCATCCAAGGTGAAGATGTACCCGTCACCATCAGGTACAGCCAGCTCCATCAAAGATTCGAACGATGCAGTCTTTATAGTTTCCATGGCCGGCACTATATCATGTGTTGAAAGTGCGGTAAAGGCTTTGGAGCATTGCATTGCAGGTGAATTGTGTCATAGTAGTGTCTGCTCAAATTCCAGAAGGATTCTGAGTGTTTAATTCAATGTAATGGAGGTGAGGATGGCGAGGAAGAGAAAAAGTGGGATACTGTTGCACCCGACGTCTTTGCCTGGGCCGGGCGGCATAGGCTCTTTCGGAGACGAGGCAAAGCGGTTCGTTGATTTTCTCCACAAGTCAGGGCAGTCCCTGTGGCAGATCCTTCCCCTTGGTCCTACCGCGTACGGCAACTCTCCCTATTCGTGCTATTCGGCCTTCGCCGGAAATCCTCTGCTCATAAACCTTGAAGCCCTTGAGGACGAGGGTGACCTGCTCCCCGGGGAGGCCAGGCCGGAACTGGATTCGACCCGCGTCGATTACGGGGCGGCGGAACTGTACAAGTCGGCAAGGCTCAAGGAGGCAGCGGCCCGCTTCTTTGCCGAGGCGCCCCAAAAACGCAAAGAGGAGTTCTGGCAATTCTGCGATACCACCTTCTGGCTGCACGACTACGCCCTTTTCATGGCGCTGAAAGAACAGTTCAAAGAGG of the Geomonas ferrireducens genome contains:
- a CDS encoding PilZ domain-containing protein; translation: MNDRRNFSRVDFRVSALLQAEGVAIKGEVTDISLHGLYMETEEKIPVGSPVEVTIYLSSAAEPIVINVKGTVARLVPGGIGCAFDKMDVESFAHLRSIISYQGGDESKVMAEFSEYIVKKMHDE
- the ftsH gene encoding ATP-dependent zinc metalloprotease FtsH gives rise to the protein MAQSFWRPLLITALFVLLLDLFYGAMVKQTAERGVEITYSRFRQELSANNVKNLILRGRSAKGQFRTPISVPATAVEEKGKMVSAAAFNTTLPSMEDPSLLPELSARRVDVNVVSTENSAFGSIVLYLLPWAIIIGVWLFVMRGMRKQGPTGMMGGFARSGAKAYTSERIDVTFADVAGMEEAKQELREVVEYLKDPRKFQQIGGKVPKGVLLVGPPGTGKTLLARAVAGEAGVPFFSISASAFIEMFVGVGASRVRDLFAGARKMLPSIIFIDELDAVGRSRGAGFGGGHDEREQTLNQLLSEMDGFDPHTEVVVIAATNRPDVLDPALLRPGRFDRNVVIERPDWRDREKILKVHTRKVPLTPDVDLAIIAKGTPGMTGADLEGLVNEAAILAARDNKQVVGLEELERAKDKILMGGERRMVISDEEKRITAYHEAGHALVARLLPSTDPVHKVTILPRGRALGVTQQLPEDDRYHYPRAYLVNRLCVALGGRVAERIVFHDVSSGAQSDLKHVTELAEKMVCQWGMSEKIGAMTFPRGEEHPFLGMKLAEEKTFSEEMAWLIDQEIAALIRAAEGKSMELVTANRSKLDALALALLDEETLDGRRVDEILAAGA
- a CDS encoding HD domain-containing protein, which encodes MNDEAALPDLSPLRDWFTSYCDSFRTGDPAVQRNYDLKQQHTSNVCRDALIVAQGMPRRFLVLAEVAALCHDLGRFPQYRDYGTFKDSESLNHAHLSAQIMKSHAPLQFLSAEELSRVDTAVRMHNAFHVPDGLPAETDALLRLLRDADKLDIWRVFVEYFYAPESERASAAGLGFPDLPGCSPEPLAAVAAGRMVHLSTLKSLNDFKLLQVSWIYDINYLKALRLIRERGILDRFAAMLPDERPVREVLAQVREHLERRLETEG
- the cas6 gene encoding CRISPR system precrRNA processing endoribonuclease RAMP protein Cas6 encodes the protein MELHYARLWFSFVLRDDISDPYALFAGRSEFEDAFRRALSCKRGDCQGCTALARCAFPVTFGQQIAKDPEAVRRHQKPPLPFIFRFPALPPLPNAGAACELSLTLVGSAVQHFAVYLSAVRFLIEARRGTVVAVHAESSGGARSVVAGQDHPALPLLGSLDPDMTGPLSTETLSLRFLTPLKLVQDGRLLKSYTFAHLARSLMRRVSSLAYHYEGDEPDLDYRWLSQCSEDVRTIASDCRFVSWNGRPAGILGVARFQGDLEPFHLLLRLGVATHLGKGAPFGFGSYRLEP